The window CCGCGCTGGTCTATTCCCTGACATCCTGACCGGATTCCCTGTGGGAGCGAGCGCGCTCGCGAAAGCGGTGGGTCAGCTTGCATTGATGTTGGATGTGCTGCCGTCTTCGCGAGCAGGCTCGCTCCCACATGGAGTCTTGGGTGTTCATAGATTCGTCATTCACCACAAGTCTCTGTGGGAGCGAGCCTGCTCGCGATGGCGTCAGTTCAGGTTGCATCGAAAACAGGCATAAAAAAACGCCGCCCCTCGCAAGAAGGGCGGCGTTTTTAGTCGAGCGTTGAAGCCTTAGGCTTGAACGACCGGGATGTTGGCATTGGCAGCCGCTTCACGGAACTCGGCGATCTGGTCGAAGCTCAGGTAGCGGTACACGTCCGCTGCCATGCTGTCGATCTTGCCGGCGTATTCCATGTACTCCTCGACGGTCGGCAGGCGACCCAGGATAGACGCCACGGATGCCAGTTCGGCCGAAGCCAGGTAGACATTCGCGCCGTCGCCCAGACGGTTCGGGAAGTTACGGGTCGAAGTCGATACCACAGTGGAGTTCGGTTCCACGCGTGCCTGGTTACCCATGCACAGCGAGCAGCCTGGCATTTCCATCCGTGCACCGGCCTTGCCGTAGATGCCGTAGTAGCCTTCTTCGGTGAGCTGGTGAGCGTCCATCTTGGTCGGCGGCGAGAGCCACAGACGGGTTGGCAACTGACCCTTGACCTGTTCCAGCAACTTACCGGCAGCGCGGAAGTGGCCGATGTTGGTCATGCACGAACCGATGAACACTTCGTCGATCTTCTGCCCAGCGACGCTGGAGAGCAGGCGGGCATCGTCCGGGTCGTTCGGCGCGCAGAGCACAGGCTCCTTGACGTCGGCCAGGTCGATCTCGATGACTTCGGCGTATTCGGCGTCCTTGTCGGCTTCCAGCAGTTCCGGGTTGGCCAGCCAGGCTTCCATCGCCTGGGCACGACGCTCCAGGGTGCGGGCATCGCCGTAGCCTTCGCCGATCATCCAGCGCAGCAGGGTGATGTTCGATTGCAGGTATTCGGCAATCGATTCCTTGGACAGCTTGATGGTGCAACCGGCAGCCGAACGTTCGGCCGAGGCGTCGGACAGTTCGAACGCTTGCTCGACGGTCAGGGTTTCCAGGCCTTCGATTTCCAGGATGCGGCCGGAGAAGGCGTTCTTCTTGCCTTTCTTCTCGACGGTCAACAGACCTTTCTGGATCGCGTAGTAAGGGATGGCGTGAACCAGGTCACGCAGGGTGACGCCTGGTTGCAGCTTGCCCTTGAAGCGAACCAGGATCGATTCCGGCATGTCCAGCGGCATGACGCCAGTGGCGGCGGCGAACGCCACCAGGCCAGAACCGGCCGGGAACGAGATACCGATCGGGAAACGGGTGTGGGAGTCGCCACCGGTGCCGACGGTGTCCGGCAGCAGCATGCGGTTCAGCCAGCTGTGGATGATGCCGTCGCCCGGACGCAGGGACACGCCGCCACGGGTCATGATGAAGTCAGGCAGGGTGTGGTGGGTGGTCACGTCGATCGGCTTTGGATAGGCCGCGGTGTGGCAGAAGGACTGCATCACCAGATCGGTCGAGAAGCCCAGGCACGCCAGGTCTTTCAATTCGTCGCGGGTCATCGGGCCAGTGGTGTCCTGGGAACCCACGGTGGTCATCTTCGGCTCGCAGTAGGTGCCCGGACGAACGCCGGTCACGCCGCAGGCCTTGCCGACCATTTTCTGCGCCAGGGTGAAACCCTTGGTGCTTTCGGCCGGGGCTTCCGGCTTCTTGAACAGGTCCGAAGCGGGCAGGCCCAGCTCGGCACGTGCCTTCTCGGTCAGGCCGCGACCGATGATCAGCGGGATACGGCCGCCGGCACGCACTTCGTCCAACAGGACCGGGGTCTTCATTTCGAAGGTGGCCAGGACTTCATCAGTGCCGTGCTTGCAGACTTTGCCAGCATGCGGGTACAGGTCGATCACGTCGCCCATGTGCATGTTGGACACATCGAATTCGATCGGCAGGGCGCCGGCGTCTTCCATGGTGTTGTAGAAAATCGGGGCGATCTTGCTGCCGAAGCAGAAACCACCGGCGCGCTTGTTCGGCACGTAAGGCACGTCGTCACCGAAGAACCACAGCACCGAGTTGGTGGCTGATTTACGTGACGAACCGGTACCGACCACGTCACCGACGTAGGCGATCGGGAAGCCCTGGCCGCGCATCTCTTCGATCTGCTTCATCGGGCCGGTCTTGCCTTGTTCATCCGGCACGATACCGTCACGGGCCATTTTCAGCATGGCCAGGGCGTGCAGTGGGATGTCCGGGCGGGACCAGGCGTCAGGAGCCGGGGAGAGGTCGTCGGTGTTGGTTTCGCCGGTAACCTTGAACACCCGAAGGCTGATCTTGTCGGCCAGCACGGGGCGGTTCTTGAACCACTCGCCGTCGGCCCAGGATTGCAGCACGCCCTTGGCGTGAACGTTGCCATTGCGGGCTTTTTCAGCCACGTCGTGGAAGGCATCGAACATCAGCAGTGTGTGCTTGAGTTCTTCGGCGGCTACGGGCGCCAGTTCGGCGTCGTCCAGCAGGTCCACCAGGGTCACGATGTTGTAGCCGCCCTGCATGGTGCCGAGCAGTTCAACGGCGCGCTTCTTGTCCAGCAGAGGGGATTGGGCTTCGCCTTTGGCCAGGGCGGACAGGAAACCGGCCTTCACGTAGGCGGCTTCGTCGACTCCAGGCGGAACGCGATTGGTGATCAGGTCAACGAGGAAAGCTTCTTCGCCAGCCGGAGGATTCTTCAGCAGCTCGATCAGGCCTGCGGTTTGTTCGGCGTTAAGCGGCTGGGGAACGATACCCAGTGCTGCACGCTCTTCGATATGTTTGCGGTAGGCTTCAAGCACAGTTATTACCCTCATCAGTGGTCCCAAATGGGTGTCCGGGACGCTCATCCAGAAACCCACGGTACTCATGCGCGTCGGAGGCTTTTTGAGCCACCACGCCAGAGTTTCCGCGAGTTCCTCACAGAAGCTGCTTTCAAAGTTTTACGCCTGCAGAACGGGGAGCTGATGAGGGTTGGCGTTGGGCTTTCCCCGCTGGAAAGACCCTCGGCCAACACCGCTCTGAAGGAACGACTGTGCTCGTGACGCTTTGAAAACAGCTTCTAACGGACATTGGCGCCTTAAAAGGCTGGCTGATTCTACGGCAAAAAAAAAATAAACGTAAGTTGGCCCCTGAAGTTTGAGGGGTGATCAATCTTAGACAAAGGGCTAACATGCCGGCCTGTCCTGCTTTTGCGTGTGTTTTTCCTTATGCCCAACCAGCTCATCAAGACCCCCTGCGTCGGCCTTTGCTCCACTGTCTACGGTGACCTGGTGTGCCGTGGCTGCAAGCGGTTCCACCATGAAGTGATTCATTGGAACGGCTATAACGAGGACGAAAAACGCGCGGTGTGGATGCGGCTTGAGCAGTTGCTGGTCCAGGTGATGGTGGCCAAACTGGAGGTTTTTGATCCTGCGCTGCTGCGCCAGCAACTGGAAACACGCAAGATTCGTTTTGTGCCGCACCAGTCGGAATATTGCTGGGCTTATCAATTGATCGCCCGTGGCGCGCGGGTGATCAACAACCTGGAAGCCTACGGCATGGTGCTGATGCCCGAATTTCGCGACTGGGACCTGCCGGACCTGCGCGACGCCATTGATCGGGAATTCTTCCTGCTGTCCGAAGCCCATTACCAGCGCTACATCGCGCCGGGCTTCCTGAAGGATGCCATTGGCGGCTGAAGGAGATGGCTTTTGTGGCGGGGGGTGTCAGTCCTTGACCGCCAGCTCCACCAGATGATCCTCGACCTCCTGCGGTTTGAGCACCAGCACGTCGCTTTCCAGCGTGTCGAGCACCGCTTCGGCGGTATTGCCGATCAAGACCCCTGACAACCCGGAACGCGCCACGGTGCCGATCACTGTCACCGCTGCCTGCAGCTTGCGTGCCATGTATGGAATCAGGACGTCCGCCGGACCTTCTTCGATGTGCAGGTGTTGGTCGTCGATGTCGAACTCAGCCTGGAACGCCCGGCATTGTTCGCGGTATTTGGCCTCGATGGTTTCCTTGAGCTGGAACGTCGGATCGGCGGAGGACAGCATCGGTGTGGGATGGGCGCTGATCACGTGCAGGTGCGCCTTGGCCAGGATGGCAATGTCGTAGCCGTGATCGATGATGGTGGAGTGCAGGTGGCGGTGCTCGCCGTCGGCATTGCCCACGTCGACGGCGGCCAAGATCACTTTGTCTTTCCAGGAACCGGCGGTTTTCACCAGCAGCACTGGAGTCGGGCAATGGCGCAGCAATTTCCAGTCCGCCGGGGTGAGCAGGGCTTTTTTCAGCGGGCTGTCGGGAAAGTGTTGCTTGATCACCAGGCCGCAACCTTCGGCCTGCTGTACGTCGATAATGGTTTCGTACAGGCTTTCGTTCCAGGCCTGTTCGGTGGTGACACTGTAGCCGTCGGCCAGCAACGCGGCCTTCAGCACGCTGAGCATGCCGGCATGGTCATGCTTCTTGTCACACACCAGCAGATGCAGGTGGGCCTGGGTGACACCGGCAATCAGCTTGGCGCGCTTGAGCGCGAGGCTTTCCGAATGTTCGGGGTCGATGACCACCAGAATGCTGCGAATGGCTTGCATGATCGGCGTCTCCAGCAATAAAAAGGCATGGCGTTGCTCAACTATAGTTGTTGTATGGCAGTCGTCGACTTGATGCATATCAACGGCGGTGGCTGGTGGTCTGGAGGCAGGCCGGTATAATCGGCGCCCTTCGCTCGACTCTCTTTTTCCGTGAGCCCCATGATCCTTCCCGAAATTCATGAATTCCTTGGTTGCCGCACTCCCGATGCCTGGGTCCAGGCGGCGCTGGCCGACCAGGAGACGCTGCTGATCGACCACAAGAACTGCGAATTCAAGGCCGCCAGCACCGCCCTGAGCCTGATCGCCAAGTACCACTCCCACGTTGACCTGATCAACCTGATGTCACGTCTGGCCCGGGAAGAACTGGTGCATCACGAACAGGTGATGCGCCTGATGAAAAAACGCAAGGTCGGCTTGCGCCAGCTCTCTGCCGGGCGTTACGCCTCGGGGCTGCGCAAAGTGGTCCGCAGCCACGAACCGGTCAAACTGGTGGACACTTTGGTGGTCGGCGCTTTCATCGAGGCCCGCAGTTGCGAGCGTTTCGAGGCCCTGGTGCCGCACCTGGACGAAGAATTGGGCAAGTTCTATTTCGGTTTGCTCAAAAGCGAAGCCCGGCATTTCCAGGGCTACCTGAAACTGGCCTACCAGTATGGCGACGCCAAGGACATCGCCCAGGTGATCGACAAGGTTCGTGACGCCGAGCAGGCGCTGATTGAATCGCCGGATGTGGAGTTTCGCTTCCACAGTGGTGTGCCTGCGGTATAGGGCTGTTTGCCCTGACGCCATCGCGAGCAGGCTCGCTCCCACATTTGATCTTCAGTGAACACAAGTAATGAGTACACCGAAAATCCCTGTGGGAGCGAGCCTGCTCGCGATGAGGCCTCACGCAGCTCTACATCCTTAATCGCTCAAACCCAGGCGCTCATGCCATTGGGCAATGGACTCCTGGGGATAGATCTCGAACTGCTGATCGCCGGCGTGCGCCTCGACTTCCACCCACGGCGCCTTGGAGCCCAGCATCAGATGGGTGTGCTCAGGCGGTACCGGCAACGGCGTGTCGATGGTAGAGGCGAACGGGTGGATCAGCTCAGGCCATTCGGGGCTGAATAGCCACAAGCCTGAACCGCAAAGGGAACAGAAATGCCGTTCGGCGCTGCTGCGGTGGGCGCGTTTATCCCCGTCATTCCTGAGCCGCGCATGATAGATCGAGATGTGCTTGCGACCGCGTACCTTCAAGCTCCGGGCATCGCCCCCCAGGTTTATCGCAAAGCCGCCTCCACCCTGGGTCTTGCGACAGATCGAGCAGTAGCAGCGCTGATAAGGGTAGGGGTGGGCGCTGTCGAGGCTGAACGACACCGCGCCGCAATGGCAGGATCCTTCGAGCTGCATGAGAACCTCCGGTTGGCAATTGGGAAGTGGCTCAGGACAGCCTAGACGGTCGGCATTTTTTGACAGCTGAATTCAGGCCGGCCATGCGGCAGCCATCGCGAGCAGGCTCGCTCCCACATTTGATCTTCAGTGAACACAAACACCGAAATCCCTGTGGGAGCGGCCTGCTCGCGATGAACGATGACGCGCTCTAGCGACCGGGCACCCGCCACAAATACCACGCCGCCACCGTCCGATGTGGGCTCCACGCCTGTCCAATCCCAACCATCTGTTTGCGCGTCGGTTGGACGTCCAAACCCTTGAGCCGCCGATACCCCTCACGCACTCCAAAGTCATCCGCCGGCAGGATGTCGGGTCGCTCCAGGCTGTAGATCAGCAGCATCTCCACGGTCCAGCGTCCGACGCCGCGCAGGGTGATCAAGCGTTCGATCAAGGCCTCATCATCCATGGCCAGCGCCGCGGGGTAGTCCGGCACCACCTCGTCCAGCGTCGCTTGAGCGATGCCCTGTATGGTCGCGATCTTGCTGGCGGAAAATCCGCAGTCGCGCATCTGTTGGAAGTCAGTCGCCAGGATCTGCTCAGGCCTGGGGAATATCGCTCCCGGAAACAGCCGCAGAAAGCGACCGAGAATCGCATCGCCGGCTTTAGCATGCAATTGTTGATAGGCAATCGCCCGGACGAGTGCTTCATACGGGTCGCGGGCCGGTTTGGGTTGCAGCAGGCAAGGGCCGATCATCTCGACATGACGGCACCAGTCTTCGTCGAGGCTTGCCAGAAAGGTGCTCGCATCGTGGTACGGGACAGGCATCAGGTGTTCACTCGGCAGGCTGATCAGAATGCCAGTGGCAGGGACACCTGCACCGCGGCCTTTTCCAGCCGCAACAGAAAAGCCTTGCGTGGCTGCCCGCCACCATAACCGGTCAACGAGCCATCCGCACCGATCACCCGGTGGCAGGGGATGACGATGGCCAGGCGATTCTGGCCGTTGGCCAGTCCCACCGCACGGCTGGCACCAGGACTGCCGAGGGCAGTGGCGATGTTGCCGTAGCTACGGGTTTCGCCGTAGGGGATTTTTTCCAGTTCAGCCCAGACCCGGACGGCGAAGGCGCTGCCGGGCATGTGCAGCGGCACGCTGAACGAGGTGAGCTTTCCAGCGAAATAGTCGGCCAGTTCGGTTTCGATCTGTTGCAAGTGGGGATTGTGCCCCGGGGCGACGGTATAGCCGTAGCGTTGTTGCAACTCTTCGATTTCCCGGGTCAGGGCCGGGCGGTCGAGGAACTCCAGCAACACCAGGCCGCGCCGTTCGGCCATGGCCAGCATCGGCCCCAGTGGCGTTGTCAGGCGGGTGAACAGCAGGGGTTCGCTGTGGGCGGCGCGGCCCGGTGTGATGTGGAAAGACTTCACGAAGGCGTCACGAAATCCGCTCAGGGACTCGTAGCCTGAGTCAAAGGCCGCATTGTCGATGGAAATCCCTTCTTTGATGCCCCCCAGGGCGATGCCCAGCCGTCGAGTGCGCAGGTACGCATGGAAAGTCATGCCGAAATGCTGCTTGAACCAGCGCCGCAGCTTCAGCGGTTCAATGCCTT is drawn from Pseudomonas rhizophila and contains these coding sequences:
- the acnB gene encoding bifunctional aconitate hydratase 2/2-methylisocitrate dehydratase encodes the protein MLEAYRKHIEERAALGIVPQPLNAEQTAGLIELLKNPPAGEEAFLVDLITNRVPPGVDEAAYVKAGFLSALAKGEAQSPLLDKKRAVELLGTMQGGYNIVTLVDLLDDAELAPVAAEELKHTLLMFDAFHDVAEKARNGNVHAKGVLQSWADGEWFKNRPVLADKISLRVFKVTGETNTDDLSPAPDAWSRPDIPLHALAMLKMARDGIVPDEQGKTGPMKQIEEMRGQGFPIAYVGDVVGTGSSRKSATNSVLWFFGDDVPYVPNKRAGGFCFGSKIAPIFYNTMEDAGALPIEFDVSNMHMGDVIDLYPHAGKVCKHGTDEVLATFEMKTPVLLDEVRAGGRIPLIIGRGLTEKARAELGLPASDLFKKPEAPAESTKGFTLAQKMVGKACGVTGVRPGTYCEPKMTTVGSQDTTGPMTRDELKDLACLGFSTDLVMQSFCHTAAYPKPIDVTTHHTLPDFIMTRGGVSLRPGDGIIHSWLNRMLLPDTVGTGGDSHTRFPIGISFPAGSGLVAFAAATGVMPLDMPESILVRFKGKLQPGVTLRDLVHAIPYYAIQKGLLTVEKKGKKNAFSGRILEIEGLETLTVEQAFELSDASAERSAAGCTIKLSKESIAEYLQSNITLLRWMIGEGYGDARTLERRAQAMEAWLANPELLEADKDAEYAEVIEIDLADVKEPVLCAPNDPDDARLLSSVAGQKIDEVFIGSCMTNIGHFRAAGKLLEQVKGQLPTRLWLSPPTKMDAHQLTEEGYYGIYGKAGARMEMPGCSLCMGNQARVEPNSTVVSTSTRNFPNRLGDGANVYLASAELASVASILGRLPTVEEYMEYAGKIDSMAADVYRYLSFDQIAEFREAAANANIPVVQA
- a CDS encoding GFA family protein, producing MQLEGSCHCGAVSFSLDSAHPYPYQRCYCSICRKTQGGGGFAINLGGDARSLKVRGRKHISIYHARLRNDGDKRAHRSSAERHFCSLCGSGLWLFSPEWPELIHPFASTIDTPLPVPPEHTHLMLGSKAPWVEVEAHAGDQQFEIYPQESIAQWHERLGLSD
- a CDS encoding DUF1289 domain-containing protein, with protein sequence MPNQLIKTPCVGLCSTVYGDLVCRGCKRFHHEVIHWNGYNEDEKRAVWMRLEQLLVQVMVAKLEVFDPALLRQQLETRKIRFVPHQSEYCWAYQLIARGARVINNLEAYGMVLMPEFRDWDLPDLRDAIDREFFLLSEAHYQRYIAPGFLKDAIGG
- a CDS encoding tRNA-(ms[2]io[6]A)-hydroxylase → MILPEIHEFLGCRTPDAWVQAALADQETLLIDHKNCEFKAASTALSLIAKYHSHVDLINLMSRLAREELVHHEQVMRLMKKRKVGLRQLSAGRYASGLRKVVRSHEPVKLVDTLVVGAFIEARSCERFEALVPHLDEELGKFYFGLLKSEARHFQGYLKLAYQYGDAKDIAQVIDKVRDAEQALIESPDVEFRFHSGVPAV
- a CDS encoding bifunctional transcriptional activator/DNA repair enzyme AdaA; translation: MNLHDSLLPPHAEMVRAMLERDTAYEGVFFTAVKTTGIFCRPSCTARKPKPENVEFFAHADEAMSAGYRACLRCKPLDAAAIAPAWIQALLKAVDAEPDLRWTDALLLEQGIEPLKLRRWFKQHFGMTFHAYLRTRRLGIALGGIKEGISIDNAAFDSGYESLSGFRDAFVKSFHITPGRAAHSEPLLFTRLTTPLGPMLAMAERRGLVLLEFLDRPALTREIEELQQRYGYTVAPGHNPHLQQIETELADYFAGKLTSFSVPLHMPGSAFAVRVWAELEKIPYGETRSYGNIATALGSPGASRAVGLANGQNRLAIVIPCHRVIGADGSLTGYGGGQPRKAFLLRLEKAAVQVSLPLAF
- a CDS encoding DNA-3-methyladenine glycosylase family protein — its product is MPVPYHDASTFLASLDEDWCRHVEMIGPCLLQPKPARDPYEALVRAIAYQQLHAKAGDAILGRFLRLFPGAIFPRPEQILATDFQQMRDCGFSASKIATIQGIAQATLDEVVPDYPAALAMDDEALIERLITLRGVGRWTVEMLLIYSLERPDILPADDFGVREGYRRLKGLDVQPTRKQMVGIGQAWSPHRTVAAWYLWRVPGR
- a CDS encoding universal stress protein, encoding MQAIRSILVVIDPEHSESLALKRAKLIAGVTQAHLHLLVCDKKHDHAGMLSVLKAALLADGYSVTTEQAWNESLYETIIDVQQAEGCGLVIKQHFPDSPLKKALLTPADWKLLRHCPTPVLLVKTAGSWKDKVILAAVDVGNADGEHRHLHSTIIDHGYDIAILAKAHLHVISAHPTPMLSSADPTFQLKETIEAKYREQCRAFQAEFDIDDQHLHIEEGPADVLIPYMARKLQAAVTVIGTVARSGLSGVLIGNTAEAVLDTLESDVLVLKPQEVEDHLVELAVKD